In Raphanus sativus cultivar WK10039 unplaced genomic scaffold, ASM80110v3 Scaffold1509, whole genome shotgun sequence, the DNA window taaattttaaaaatggaagtTAGTGTTACAAACGGAAATTGTAATACATTATATATAGTATGATTTAGAACCTTACTTACCTGCCAAGCACAACCATCTTCTCACGATCCCTCAGCTAAACATAGAGCGGCAGTCTTTTAACCGATTAATAACCTGTAACGATGTTATATCTATCATCTTTGTTTTTTGGACTTCTTTTAACCGTTTTTTCGTTGGaagatttaataattttgtaatttatgtttTGATGTCACAGAAATATTATTGGAGATGTCTTCGTCCAGTGAGGAATGGAATGGTAATTACCTCATGATAGATGTTGCTTCCTCGAGTGAGTGCGATGGAGATTCGTGGTTTGAGGTGCATGCATGTTTTAATGTGTTTCATTGTGTTTATATTACAAAACCTTGCAGAAACTAatgaattttgtttgttttggtaAAGATGATGTCAGTTAAAATCTCTAAGTGTTCTTGttgcgaagaagaagaagaagaatgtgcAACCTGTGATTTGGAGTCTTGCGAGTACGCAATTTGCAAGACATGCTtggaacaacaaaaaaattacgGGGCATTAGAATCTCACTTATCCGGGCCACAGCACAAGGAAGCTTATTCGGTAAGTCCACAAAATCTCCAATTGAAATATTGATATGAGTTTAAGTGCATATATGCATTTATGCCGGTTTTGAGATTTTGGAGGATAGAAATAATCTAGTAAGAACTTCAATGACTTTAAAACAATTTGAAagctt includes these proteins:
- the LOC130504344 gene encoding histone acetyltransferase HAC1-like encodes the protein MSSSSEEWNGNYLMIDVASSSECDGDSWFEMMSVKISKCSCCEEEEEECATCDLESCEYAICKTCLEQQKNYGALESHLSGPQHKEAYSIWLETLAHISTCMPPANQPCTIRSCMRGRELITHLKDCPKKLSGKCMRCEIIWVGVCAHASHCTNRNCLIPQCRHVTEYKRSKG